A section of the Agromyces aurantiacus genome encodes:
- a CDS encoding winged helix-turn-helix domain-containing protein, with product MSLALAPARPTHPSVRPAHPAAYAPHAPRAAAPIAAPAGAAPASPAPAPAPAQPRVRAVPEGTEARGFVLYVGLDEAKAAADGTTLHRLVEAIRNLTAELAPSAETYAAVALAPEGAGGRDVDVVRLALQDPTALAKQRESQGGLREDADRHPDGVIIDISRKRVLLDGEAAGLTYKEFELLQYLVLREGRTIDRHELIDGLWAGDDEVPNERTIDVHVRRLRAKLAHYQDIVRTVRGVGYRFDRHADVSIRQASTPSPDVF from the coding sequence ATGTCTCTCGCTCTCGCTCCCGCTCGTCCGACCCACCCCAGCGTCCGTCCGGCGCACCCGGCCGCGTACGCGCCCCACGCCCCGCGCGCCGCGGCGCCCATCGCGGCTCCGGCCGGGGCGGCGCCCGCCTCCCCGGCGCCGGCGCCGGCACCGGCGCAGCCGCGTGTCCGCGCCGTGCCCGAGGGAACCGAGGCCCGCGGCTTCGTGCTCTACGTCGGCCTCGACGAGGCCAAGGCCGCCGCCGACGGCACCACGCTGCACCGCCTCGTGGAGGCCATCCGCAACCTGACCGCCGAGCTGGCCCCGTCGGCCGAGACCTACGCCGCCGTGGCGCTGGCCCCCGAAGGCGCCGGCGGTCGCGACGTCGACGTCGTGCGCCTCGCGCTCCAGGACCCGACCGCCCTCGCCAAGCAGCGCGAGTCGCAGGGCGGACTCCGCGAGGACGCCGACCGGCACCCCGACGGCGTCATCATCGACATCTCGCGCAAGCGCGTGCTGCTCGACGGCGAGGCCGCGGGCCTGACCTACAAGGAGTTCGAGCTGCTCCAGTACCTCGTGCTCCGCGAGGGTCGCACCATCGACCGCCACGAGCTCATCGACGGGCTGTGGGCCGGTGACGACGAGGTGCCGAACGAGCGCACGATCGACGTGCACGTGCGCCGCCTGCGCGCCAAGCTCGCGCACTACCAGGACATCGTCCGCACGGTGCGGGGCGTCGGCTACCGCTTCGACCGCCACGCCGACGTCTCGATCCGCCAGGCGTCGACGCCGAGCCCCGACGTCTTCTGA